TGGCGGTGAGCAAAACTATATGAAATCCATGAAGGCAGAAGTGGATATTAACCTTTATCACTTCGGTGAGCTGAAAGAGACCATAAACTTACCGCAGGCGCTTTTGGAATTTAGCGGGCCCTTTGCCTGCAGTGACTTGCCGGACTAGTACTTGAATCGGCAGAGGTTTTGGCAGGCATTTGACAAACTTAACAAATCTTGAGTCCGGTTGGTAAATCTCTCCGGCCGGGCTTAAGCTTATTTAAGTTGCCGACATAGGATGCCTGTCTCAGTATGACCTTGATTTATCAGTTTATTCGTAGCCTCTGTGCCTTATATCCTAAAAAAGTTGCCGCTAATCTATCACTACAGTTTGTCTTAGGCTTAACCCAGGGCATAGGCATTTTACATCTTTTGCCTTTGCTGTCCCTGGTATCCGGGCAATCTCTACAGGTACTGGGGGCGGCTTCACTGAACGGCAGCGAGCAGGGGCTGCCTGACTTGCCCGCGCTGTTATCTTACCTGCCGCAGCTGACTTTAACCCAGCTGCTGGTAATTTTTGTGCTGATCTTGTGCTGCCATGGCCTGGTGAAACGGAAACAGTTTTGCCTGTCGGCAGCAATAGAAAATGCCTTTGTTTACCATAGCCGAAAATCCCTCTATCAAGCTCTTTGTCGCACCAACTGGCCTTTGCTGTGTCGCCTCAGGAGCACAAATATCAACCATGTGCTTACGATAGAGGTGCAGCGGCTGGCGCATATGGTGAAGCTTTTTTTCGAACTGACTTCTGTTTGCCTGCTTAGCCTGTTTTATATCGCCCTGGGGTTATGGTTGCAGCCTCAGTTGTTGATGTTTTGCCTGGCCACCGGGCTGGTGCTGTTTTTATTGCTGAGAAAGTATAACCACCAGGCCAATGATTTAGGTTTGCAGTCACAGCAGCATATCCGCTCGGTATTTGCCCTTGCCGGAAATTTTCTCGGGGGCGTGAAAACCATTAAGGCCCATGCCCTTGAACCGGTTTTACAAGATAAATTTTCACGGCAAATAAACAGCACCCGTGAGGTGGACGATCAATTTGCCCGAAGTCATAGCCTGGCGGCGTTCTATTATGAAATTGGCGCTTCAATTTTGCTTTGCCTGCTGCTCTATCTTGCCATCGGTGTGATGAATACCGGGCTTGCCGTGCTGATCACCTTATTATTTACCTTTTCACGCCTGATGCCAAAACTGGTGGCGGGGTTTAAACTGTACCAGCAGCTGTTAAACCATCTGCCTGCCTATCAGGCGGTGAAACAACTCAAGGAGCAGTTGAGCCGGGAGCGGGAGGCGCAAGGGGTAAAAAGCACAGAAGCCTCCCTGTCGTTTAACAAAGCACTGAGCTTTACCGATGTTTGTTTTGCTTATCCGGAGAAAGCGGTGATTCAGGGAGTATCCCTGAAGATACAAGCGAAAGAGATCACGGCCCTGGTCGGCCCTTCGGGCAGCGGGAAAAGTACTTTGCTGGATCTTATGGTTGGCATTATTTCCCCGACCCAGGGTAATATTTTTATCGACGGCAGGCCGCTTACTCCCGGAGTGAAAAAAAACTGGCAGGGAAAAATTGCCTATCTCACCCAGGAAGCCTTTTTATTTCACGATACTGTCCGGGCCAATATGCAGCTTATCAGCGGCCGGGTCAGTGATGAAAATATCTGGCAGGTTTTGGAACAAGTATCGGCGAAAACTTTTGTTGCCGCACTGCCTCAGGGACTGGATACCCGGATAGGGGACAGGGGCATGACGTTATCCGGCGGCGAGCGCCAGCGACTGGCGCTGGCACGGGCCTTACTGGCAAAACCTGAACTCCTGATCCTCGATGAGGCAACCAATGCCCTGGATAAGGAACATGAGAGGACTATCGACAGGTTAATCGCCGAGTTAAAAGGACAAATAACAGTAGTGATTGTTGTCCACGATCTTGTCAGGGTGCGCCAGGCGGACCATCTTTATGTTATTGAAGACGGACGGGTGAAAGAAAGAGGCAGCCGGGCGGAATTGCTTGTTGCCGGGCAAGGCTATTTAACCCGCCTGGCCGGCAGCAGCGAACTGGTTTAGCAGGAAAAACATTAAAAATTAAGCTGTTATCTGAAAGATGTAATTCTTTTCTATGATAAAGTTTTTGCTGGTCACCAGTTCCAGCCTTAGTTGCTGAAGCCGGGCAAGGGCATTTATCTTATCCAGCGCACAGCCATCGGACAACACCATAAAGACCTGGCTCTGTTGTCCGGTATAGGTTTTGAGTTGGCTGAAAAGCCGGGTAAAGTAATCAAAGTTTTCGCCGCAATACCAGGCGGCCTGCGCCGGATTTTCCGGGGTTTTGTTAAAATAGGGCGGATTGATGACGATCACGTCAAAACGTGAAGTGATACGGTCAAACAGATCCGATCGCAGCAGGGTCAGCGCCAGGTTATTTTTTCTGGCATTTTCACCGGCGTTGGCAATGGCCAGCGGGTTGATATCCGTGGCAACGACCCTGGCGCCGCAGCTGGCGGCAGATAACGCCAGCAGACCGCTGCCTGTCCCCAGATCCAAAAAAGTTTTGTTTTCGAGTGCTAAAGTCGAGATAAAGTCGGCGAGATATTTGGAGCTGAAAAACAGCCCGGGATGAAAGACGCCGGGGTCAACCTTAAGTTGCAGGTGCCGGTAGGTCATCCGGCGCGGGGATTTGAGGTAGTAGTATTGCAAAAAGAGCTTGAGGGTTTTCCCCAGCAAAAATTTCAGGCTGCGGGTTTTCAGCTGTTGCCAGTTCATTCGGCAAAACCACTGCAGCAGCGGGCGCAGGCAGGAAAAAGGCCCCCCGCCCGGCGAAGATCCCGGCGCAACCTGGCATAAGCGGCGCTGTTCCACAGGTTTTTTAAATTGTCCTGGTACAGGTTGCCTAAAGTAAGGTTAAAGCAGCGTCCATGGGCGGGAATGGCGTTGCCGTCGGATTTAATCATGATATTGCTGAATACGTCTTTACATTGCCTGCCGATAAATTCGTGGGGAGCACGATAAAAGCGCGTTAATGCCGCTTCGTTTTCCAGCTCGGGGGAAACGGAGACATTAAAAGGGTATTGTCTGGATTTAAGCTGTTTCAGCTCTTGCCATAATAGGTC
This genomic window from Thalassomonas viridans contains:
- a CDS encoding ATP-binding cassette domain-containing protein yields the protein MTLIYQFIRSLCALYPKKVAANLSLQFVLGLTQGIGILHLLPLLSLVSGQSLQVLGAASLNGSEQGLPDLPALLSYLPQLTLTQLLVIFVLILCCHGLVKRKQFCLSAAIENAFVYHSRKSLYQALCRTNWPLLCRLRSTNINHVLTIEVQRLAHMVKLFFELTSVCLLSLFYIALGLWLQPQLLMFCLATGLVLFLLLRKYNHQANDLGLQSQQHIRSVFALAGNFLGGVKTIKAHALEPVLQDKFSRQINSTREVDDQFARSHSLAAFYYEIGASILLCLLLYLAIGVMNTGLAVLITLLFTFSRLMPKLVAGFKLYQQLLNHLPAYQAVKQLKEQLSREREAQGVKSTEASLSFNKALSFTDVCFAYPEKAVIQGVSLKIQAKEITALVGPSGSGKSTLLDLMVGIISPTQGNIFIDGRPLTPGVKKNWQGKIAYLTQEAFLFHDTVRANMQLISGRVSDENIWQVLEQVSAKTFVAALPQGLDTRIGDRGMTLSGGERQRLALARALLAKPELLILDEATNALDKEHERTIDRLIAELKGQITVVIVVHDLVRVRQADHLYVIEDGRVKERGSRAELLVAGQGYLTRLAGSSELV
- a CDS encoding methyltransferase, which translates into the protein MNWQQLKTRSLKFLLGKTLKLFLQYYYLKSPRRMTYRHLQLKVDPGVFHPGLFFSSKYLADFISTLALENKTFLDLGTGSGLLALSAASCGARVVATDINPLAIANAGENARKNNLALTLLRSDLFDRITSRFDVIVINPPYFNKTPENPAQAAWYCGENFDYFTRLFSQLKTYTGQQSQVFMVLSDGCALDKINALARLQQLRLELVTSKNFIIEKNYIFQITA